The following are encoded together in the Vigna unguiculata cultivar IT97K-499-35 chromosome 2, ASM411807v1, whole genome shotgun sequence genome:
- the LOC114166841 gene encoding uncharacterized protein LOC114166841, with the protein MGDPTMHARFPRYMSGSGSASSSFHLPTPPPPQLQLHQPSHHLLIASPPAPPPPLSFPAAPYSHHHHAVVNDYYVGHVLGSSTKNHALNDCTCIGAPVGQALVGGGKDRSLQNPQEETLNWGRGYSGTQQLLDTPSAINRCHEGFQ; encoded by the coding sequence ATGGGAGACCCAACAATGCATGCAAGGTTCCCAAGATACATGTCGGGTTCGGGTTCGGCTTCATCTTCGTTCCATCTACCGACTCCACCACCGCCGCAGCTGCAACTGCATCAACCATCTCACCATCTCTTGATAGCCTCACCTCcggcaccaccaccaccactttCTTTTCCAGCAGCGCCGTATTCCCACCACCATCATGCGGTGGTGAACGACTACTATGTGGGTCATGTTCTGGGCAGCAGCACCAAGAATCACGCCCTGAATGACTGCACTTGCATTGGGGCACCCGTAGGACAAGCATTGGTGGGTGGTGGCAAAGACAGGTCACTGCAGAATCCTCAGGAGGAGACGTTGAATTGGGGAAGGGGCTACTCAGGAACACAGCAGCTATTGGATACTCCTTCAGCGATCAATCGGTGTCACGAAGGGTTTCAATGA